The proteins below come from a single Gossypium raimondii isolate GPD5lz chromosome 2, ASM2569854v1, whole genome shotgun sequence genomic window:
- the LOC105783883 gene encoding cytochrome b-c1 complex subunit 7-2, mitochondrial isoform X1, with protein MSSFLQSFLDPKKSWLAALHMKSLSKRLRKYGLRYDDLYDPYYDLDIKEALNRLPREIVNARNQRLKRAMDLSMKHEYLPENLQQMQTPFRSYLQDMLALVYVSYMGTLCDAWNEVSKGKGRKSK; from the exons ATGTCGTCGTTCTTGCAGTCATTTCTGGATCCCAAGAAAAGCTGGTTGGCAGCTCTGCACATGAAATCCCTTTCCAAGCGCCTCCGCAAATACG GCCTTCGCTATGACGATTTATACGACCCTTACTATGATTTGGATATCAAGGAGGCGTTGAATCGGCTGCCCCGTGAGATCGTCAATGCCCGTAACCAACGCCTTAAGCGTGCGATGGACCTCTCTATGAAGCACGAGTATCTTCCCGAAAACCTTCAG CAAATGCAGACACCATTTAGGAGCTATCTTCAAGATATGCTTGCTCTT GTATATGTCTCCTACATGGGTACTTTATGCGATGCTTGGAATGAAGTTAGCaaaggaaaaggaagaaaaagtaAGTAA